The sequence CCCGGTGCAGAGCTGGCTGAACTTGCCAGTGCCTCGCTATCCATGGAAGGGCGTGGACGGCGTCCCCATCGGCCAGTACTGGGAGTGGGTGCCGGAATACCACTGGCAGCCGAGCCGGAGATATTGGCAGGAAGCCGAGACCGATGCCATGGAGCGTTTTGCCTGGCTGGACCTGAATCGCTCCAGCTACGGCGTCCAGGCCTACGACAAGCCCGAGCTCACCCTGCGCACGCTGGAAGGGCTGCTGGGCGAGGCCTGGCCCAAGGTCATCCGCACGTATCACATGCGCTACCGTTTCAAGCATCCGGACGCGATCGACTTCATGAATACCGTCACGGAGGTCTCGGGCCGGGACTTCAAGTGGTTCTTCGACCAGACGCTGTATGGCACCGGGCGCCTGGATTACTCGGTCTCGTTCACCACCGGGGCCGCTCCCGAGAAGGACGGATTCTTCGACGAGAATGGGAAGCAAGTCCTGGTCAGACCTGAAAAAGGTGACGAGGACGACGATGACAAGGGCCCGGTCGAATCCGAGGTGCTGGTGCGGCGTCTGGGCGAGATGGTCTTCCCGGTAACGGTGCGGGTGAAGTTCGACGACGGCTCGGAAGTTTTCGAGCACTGGGACGGACAGTATCGCTGGCAGAAGTTCAAGTACACCAATAAGCCGAAGATCGTGATGGCGGAAGTGGATCCCGACCGCCAGTGGAAGCTGGAGGTACCGCGCACCGACAACAGCGCGCTGAAGGAGCCGGTCAAGCTGGCGCCGGAGAAGTGGTACCTGCGCTGGGTGGTGTGGATCCAGAACGTGCTGATGGCATTCTCGTTCTTTTCGTAAGACTTTTGACCGCAGAGTGCGCAGAGTTGAGAACAAAGGCAAAAGGCAGAAGGCAGAAATCCCTCTGCGATCTCTGCTTTCCCTGCGGTAAAGGATTTGGATGCGTGTAGCGGAAGCAATCTCGCAGGGCATCGGCGCCGCGTGGCGGACCAAGTGGCTGGCCATGATCTTCCTGGCCTGCCAGCTGGTGCTGGCGGCGGCCGTGGCCGCGCCCATGTATTCCGCCATCGCCGACCACGTGGGCAAGAGCGCGGTTGGCAACGAGCTGGCGCACGGCTTCAGCTCGGCGTGGCTGCTCGAGCTCCAGATCGCCTACAGCGGCTTCCTGAAGGGCTTCTCGACCGCGATCGTGTACGCCGGCGTGCTCTTCCTGCTGCTGAATACGGTGCTCTCAGCGGGCGCGTTCGAGGTCTTCACCCGGGGTGCGGGAGCGGGCCTGCACGCCTTCGGGCGCGGCGTCGGCAAGTACTTCCTACGCTTCTTCCGCCTGATGGTGATCGCGTCCGCGCTCTACTTCGTCTGCTTCCTGGTCTTGCAGGACTTGGGAGACAAGGGGCTGCGGTGGCTGTTCAGCAAGAGCGTGTACGGCGGACCACTCTTCTACCTGCAGTGGCTGCGGTGGGCGCTGCTGGCGTTCTTGGTGTTCGTGATCAGCATGATCATGGAATACGCGAAGGCTGACCTGGTGCGGGACGACCACGCCTCGGTGCTCGCGGCCCTGGGCCATGCCGCCGGCTTCGTGTTCAGCCACTTCGGCCGGACGCTGGCCATCTACCTGGGGCTGGGTGCGCTGGGTGCGCTGACCATCCTAGTCTACGGCGCCTTCGCCCGCTTCTTCCCCCAAGGCTCGGCACTCACCGTGTTTGTCTGGTTCCTGGTGGCGCAGGCGCTGATGTACGCGCGCTGGATCTTCCGCCTGGCCTCGTGGGCAGCCGAGATCTCCTTCTACAGGGTCCACGCGCACACCCAGCCGGCGCAAGAAGCATCGCTGGCTGATCTGCCGGCGTAAGCTGCTCAGTACTTCGGCATTTTGGGATCGATCTTGTCGGCCCAGGCGAGAATGCCGCCCTGGAGGTTGTGGACCTTCCTGAAGCCGGCCAGGCGGAGGAAGTCCACGGCCTTGGCGCTGCGCACGCCGGAGCGGCAGTGGGCCACGATCTCGCGGCTGCTATCGAGCTCGTGCACCCGCTTGGGCAGGTCGCCCAGCGGGAGCAGGTACCCATTGAGGTTGCAGATCTGGTATTCGTGGGGCTCGCGCACGTCGAGCACGAACACGTCTTCCTTGGCGTCCAGACGGCGCTTGAGTTCTTCGACGGTCATCTCGGGCACGGTCGTGGTGGCCGGCGCCTCCTCCCCGCGGATGCCGCAGAACTCCTGGTAGTCGATCAGCTTCGTGATGGTGCGATTCGGGCCGCACACCGGGCACTCCGGGTTCTTGCGCAGCTTGAGCTCGCGGAACTTCATCCCCAGGGCGTCCACCAGCAGGACGCGTCCGATGAGCGAGTCGCCCTTGCCCAGGATGAGCTTCACCGTTTCCGTCGCTTGGATCACGCCGACCAGCCCGGGCAGGATGCCGAGCACGCCGCCCTCGGCGCAGGAGGGCACCAGCCCCGGGGGCGGAGGCTCCGGATACCAGCAGCGG comes from Terriglobales bacterium and encodes:
- the moeB gene encoding molybdopterin-synthase adenylyltransferase MoeB, with product MTTAVDNKVTLTNEEVLRYSRHLIMPEVGMEGQLKLKAAKVLTIGAGGLGSPLAMYLAAAGVGTIGVVDFDVVDFTNLQRQIIHGTSDVGRKKLDSAAETLKEINPFVEVRKFETRLSSDNALELFRDFDIVVDGTDNFPTRYLVNDACVLSGKPNVYGSIFRFEGQASVLATPQGPCYRCWYPEPPPPGLVPSCAEGGVLGILPGLVGVIQATETVKLILGKGDSLIGRVLLVDALGMKFRELKLRKNPECPVCGPNRTITKLIDYQEFCGIRGEEAPATTTVPEMTVEELKRRLDAKEDVFVLDVREPHEYQICNLNGYLLPLGDLPKRVHELDSSREIVAHCRSGVRSAKAVDFLRLAGFRKVHNLQGGILAWADKIDPKMPKY